A stretch of Aeromicrobium tamlense DNA encodes these proteins:
- a CDS encoding acyltransferase: protein MTTATTPTATESTVWISWLRAIAIVGVVTIHSVAPNAAAEDARSTTVGTLAIWLDIGAVCAVPLFVMLSGSVLLDPRRYGSHSVFLRKRAARLVPALVFWHLWYWALVTRQDGTALPWRDALLETVTGELYTALYFFWIIIGLALITPLVIGFVSTSSRRAVLVAGAALATIPALSLATIQPREASVVLVETAWTWWFGYLGVYLLGWGLRGLRLRGLALAAVSAVTLALGALGCWQWRNPEAPQWLQTISPVSYYGAGTILYAIGVFLVAQALIQPDGLLRVLARGIGARLGTTLGAATLGVFGLHLTFVWLLPELGIGGDLPAAEAVGPLLGRLAITLVASFAIVLVLRRVPVVRSVL from the coding sequence GTGACGACTGCGACTACACCGACGGCCACCGAGTCCACGGTGTGGATCTCCTGGCTGCGCGCGATCGCCATCGTCGGCGTCGTCACGATCCACTCGGTGGCGCCCAACGCCGCCGCCGAGGACGCCCGCTCCACGACCGTGGGGACCCTGGCCATCTGGCTCGACATCGGCGCCGTGTGCGCGGTGCCGCTGTTCGTGATGCTCAGCGGCTCGGTGCTGCTCGACCCCCGCCGGTACGGCAGCCACTCGGTCTTCCTGCGCAAGCGCGCGGCCCGGCTCGTCCCGGCCCTGGTCTTCTGGCACCTCTGGTACTGGGCGCTGGTCACTCGCCAGGACGGCACCGCGCTGCCGTGGCGTGACGCCCTGCTGGAGACGGTCACCGGCGAGCTCTACACGGCGCTGTACTTCTTCTGGATCATCATCGGGCTCGCCCTGATCACGCCGCTCGTGATCGGCTTCGTCTCCACCTCGAGCCGCCGCGCCGTGCTCGTCGCCGGTGCCGCGCTCGCCACGATCCCCGCGCTCTCGCTCGCCACGATCCAGCCGCGCGAGGCATCGGTGGTCCTGGTCGAGACGGCCTGGACCTGGTGGTTCGGCTACCTCGGGGTCTACCTCCTGGGCTGGGGCCTGCGCGGGCTGCGGCTCCGCGGGCTCGCGCTCGCGGCGGTCTCGGCCGTGACCCTCGCGCTCGGCGCCCTCGGGTGCTGGCAGTGGCGCAACCCCGAGGCGCCTCAGTGGCTCCAGACGATCAGCCCGGTCAGCTACTACGGCGCGGGCACGATCCTCTACGCGATCGGCGTGTTCCTGGTGGCGCAGGCGCTCATCCAGCCCGACGGGCTGCTGCGCGTGCTGGCCCGCGGCATCGGCGCCCGCCTCGGCACCACGCTCGGGGCGGCCACGCTCGGCGTCTTCGGCCTCCACCTGACGTTCGTGTGGCTGCTGCCCGAGCTGGGCATCGGCGGCGACCTCCCCGCCGCCGAGGC